From Kryptolebias marmoratus isolate JLee-2015 linkage group LG15, ASM164957v2, whole genome shotgun sequence, a single genomic window includes:
- the abcb10 gene encoding ATP-binding cassette sub-family B member 10, mitochondrial has product MRLLFRISNCTNRLYKLKLTQPKLSWLEHRAVLSSAAPRRRRHPAGVKTSNPGPLRPAGCLLSAPSCGPLAGLSVLFTHTPARTVPNTPVAFSSSSAAASPAAGGDGSESGQTAAAVPLEDVRRILGLSHPERWRLSAAVGFLTVSSAVTMSAPFFLGKVIDTIYTSASDTEAMTASLSSLCILLTGVFLCGGAANAARVYLMQLSGQQIVRNLRASVFSSVLRQEVAFFDKNRTGELINRLSADTAVVGRSITDNLSDGLRAVAQAAAGVSMMFYISPSLASFVLLIVPPMAAVAVVYGRYLRSISKRTQDALAQATQLAEERISNIRTVRAFGKELSEVDTYTQKADHVLSLAKLEALMRAGFFGLTGVSGNLMILAVLYKGGLLMASQHMTIGELSSFLMYTFWVGISIAGLSSFYSELMKGFGAGARLWELLDRKPEFPLNEGRVLPAEQLKGQLQFRDVSFAYPARREAPIFQNLNLLVPAGTIMAVVGPSGSGKSSLVSLLLRLYDPDAGVISIDGYEIKDLNPYWLRSHIGTVSQEPVLFSCSIRDNIAYGAEDPEAVTMEDVYRAARVANAFDFVQAFPKGFDTVVGEKGVLLSGGQKQRIAIARALLKNPKILLLDEATSALDAENEFLVQEALERLMEGRTVVIIAHRLSTIKNADSVAVIDRRHVAECGPPTELLGNREGLFRKLMEKQAFLQEEQQRALQ; this is encoded by the exons ATGCGGCTTTTATTTCGCATCTCAAACTGCACAAACAGGTTGTACAAACTAAAGCTGACCCAGCCCAAGCTGTCATGGCTGGAGCACCGAGCGGTCCTCTCTTCTGCTGCCCCCCGGAGGAGGAGGCACCCGGCCGGGGTGAAGACCTCGAACCCGGGCCCTCTCCGCCCGGCCGGGTGCCTCCTGTCGGCCCCGTCCTGCGGTCCCCTGGCCGGCCTCTCTGTCCTCTTCACGCACACACCTGCACGCACGGTCCCAAACACACCTGTTGCCTTCTCGAGCTCCTCGGCGGCCGCCTCGCCCGCAGCGGGCGGCGACGGGTCGGAGAGCGGGCAGACGGCCGCCGCCGTCCCGCTGGAGGATGTCAGGCGGATCCTGGGGCTTTCTCACCCGGAGAGATGGAGGCTTTCAG CTGCTGTTGGCTTCCTCACGGTCTCCAGTGCTGTGACCATGTCAGCTCCCTTCTTTCTGGGCAAAGTCATTGACACCATTTACACCTCTGCATCGGACACGGAGGCGATGACGGCCTCCTTATCGTCTCTCTGCATCCTGCTGACAGGAGTTTTTCTTTGTGGAGGAGCAGCCAACGCTGCCAGGGTCTACCTCATGCAGCTTTCAG GTCAGCAGATTGTCCGTAATCTCCGTGCCTCCGTCTTCTCCTCCgtcctcagacaggaagtggccTTTTTCGACAAGAACAGAACCGGCGAGCTCATCAACCGGCTCTCGGCGGACACGGCCGTGGTGGGTCGCTCGATCACGGACAACCTGTCAGATGGGCTGAGAGCCGTCGCTCAGGCAGCTGCTGGTGTCAGCATGATG TTTTACATCTCTCCCAGTCTGGCGAGCTTTGTGTTGCTGATCGTCCCTCCTATGGCCGCCGTCGCTGTCGTTTATGGCAGATACCTCCGCTCCATCTCCAAACGCACCCAGGACGCACTCGCACAAGCCACGCAG ctggCTGAGGAGAGAATCAGTAACATACGGACGGTCAGGGCTTTTGGAAAAGAGCTGTCCGAGGTCGACACGTACACACAGAAGGCGGATCACGTGCTGAGCCTGGCTAAGCTGGAGGCCCTGATGAGAGCTGGTTTCTTTGGACTG ACCGGCGTCAGCGGTAACCTCATGATCCTGGCGGTGCTCTACAAAGGAGGCCTTCTGATGGCCAGTCAGCACATGACCATCGGCGAGCTCTCCTCCTTCCTCATGTACACCTTCTGGGTGGGCATCAGTATCGCAG GCCTGAGCTCCTTCTACTCTGAGCTGATGAAGGGATTCGGAGCCGGAGCCAGACTCTGGGAGCTGCTGGACAGAAAGCCTGAGTTTCCTCTGAACG AGGGGCGAGTCCTCCCcgcagagcagctgaaaggtcaGCTGCAGTTCCGCGACGTCTCGTTTGCCTACCCAGCTCGAAGGGAGGCTCCTATTTTCCAGAACCTTAACCTCTTGGTTCCTGCTGGTACCATCATGGCTGTGGTGGGACCCAGTGGGTCGGGGAAATCTTCCCTTGTGTCACTGCTGCTCAGGCTGTACGACCCTGATGCTg GTGTCATCTCTATTGATGGTTATGAAATCAAGGATTTAAACCCCTACTGGCTCAGGAGTCACATTGGAACTGTCAGCCAg GAGCCGGTGCTGTTCTCCTGCTCCATCAGAGATAATATTGCTTACGGTGCTGAGGACCCTGAAGCCGTGACCATGGAGGACGTCTACAGGGCCGCCAGAGTGGCCAACGCGTTTGACTTCGTTCAGGCTTTTCCCAAAGGCTTCGACACGGTGGTGGGGGAGAAAGGAGTGCTGCTGTCAG gtGGTCAGAAGCAGAGAATAGCCATAGCCAGAGCTCTGCTCAAG aATCCAAAGATCCTACTTTTGGATGAAGCCACCAG TGCTCTGGATGCTGAGAATGAGTTCCTCGTTCAGGAGGCGCTGGAGAGACTGATGGAAG GGAGGACGGTCGTGATCATCGCTCACCGCCTGTCCACCATCAAGAACGCGGACTCCGTGGCCGTCATCGATCGGCGGCACGTAGCCGAGTGCGGGCCGCCCACAGAGCTGCTGGGAAACAGGGAAGGACTGTTCAGGAAGCTGATGGAGAAACAGGCGTTCCTGCAGGAAGAGCAGCAGCGAGCTCTTCAGTGA
- the urb2 gene encoding unhealthy ribosome biogenesis protein 2 homolog codes for MSAIYSGIYLKLKSPQTPWEDKLKLARFAWISSQCLLPNKEQVLLDWCTHALTGWHSKKVEFSQDVLEGLWCYLDDVLHSRKLHSFLKQGKAITLRLNMAQLLLDQLQECAHGRPPVCVSTIMSVLLGILSSPVLSSVFTTKYELVINLLAKFCLLASHEIQKPRPVTRQRTEPDTCQDEMIMEHLQTEPENLPDELVLDENFSSKSKKNHQSADLFEALLQVLTCYLSVQRQQANLNRVFTLVTNQLVQPLVLLRYLLTSQDFTASHSHLHLRQQQRRDIRLKIDSILHMALFPSELLASYKAELFPSKERSGKHGPGGSKGALKPVSVLLCKLNAQDYCEQSLLYSLKSDTLSLLFKFFLESYGKGRGESEEEQRMLCFYFLVRLLPALDVHLEQQGSASSVQKCPPASACGPESWSLALQAVESLLSQVLSADIYNVAADRIRHEEVQLSCYRALAQMLLNEAQTSIPAWYRCLKVLLSLNHLILEPDLVELLSKAWVNAQDLEAQVQRARQIMVCSLIQTYTKLRQLSRLFSVLLSVICQPAQGDCPPFLLSESISTSLRTCLLDTPPSQVLEICSSVLKSIRTCILPVLVKEQREADVMETDGAHRDQERDDASLKLFCLSQLLHVVLFSLKTLDNSSPLPLVRQSKSFMEEMQQTIKELFHMLMADKTSLKPSLSSGQKIPKKGKKNLDARKSEKVSKLKTETIWEQKTQEAVLLLRYTWVEVDTLFHIHCSKYTSVDSFLTGAEDETEAPSRSVLLVQIENLVLGSVFPSHLRPSPSFSPTSCLLLKHLTLQQMKKVLLDSALVNESSTAALLKRAVQFIVAKSELEVRSGGEPVWDGQISSVNASTYPVAHWYLVISNLSLIAPHLSGEDVHHIAHTLVGSLLNGQSERSKHHPPSSLTSSVISSQLTLSSVFSEFASVFSTTVQSLSQRIIGVLKAGFKPRGCPKFLTIHEKETAALSSQSDLSRPFFSPVTKEAIIEDILTSSKTEKVHVLLTDTQISELVNLLQILTNLHPDGMSSEDLSSVFLLLLYTFTSTSRQRDPGIVEPPETEAEPLFLGKLFAALTFLLEGTSFTSVLKLIHGGTLLQTILSSLLWHSKRTKLQDAFTDWLDVVKAAQGFVKSLVQLIIIRNSSVKLNLDQFASFLTSKKIASVLSSSGASVSSAYLLVASLASFSQAMFSNLGRSKPMDQTLIQMLSRTTSLLGPAVESVLKCQGSCDAAIQPASILSQAFVVKVVTVMLNCELALLSVETKSKQLPHITLYQTVRQQILREISSAPRPMDFLLSSLHFLSAFYKTLEVSRAEEEQGEEMEELYVQILQTVHGLLKAPWLSPNDVEKLEPAVQELLRHLVEKRTTDQFNILLLMIAEGLDVSKLRAGNWKEVLSAVITVKLLSTCQLPETCSKVLWLIAPQIISAMVFLVRSSSQDDSLTLPFTVPMVTSVTSLLRQGEGLITNPHPVILILGALHSLPLTHLSPPVYHSVFMAVHEALFAIIQCHPQVLPKAAPSFLNVFYRLVASIIQEGRQRGDTDTGVENDVYLQCSKQVERMYSHIAANAESFTSLPVFMVAQYVTELQKVTLRPHIKLHLTEGIYCILDLCMEHDIKFLKAGLNTGVREVFNELYNSYTHYHKPQRQGEDKYTV; via the exons atgtCTGCCATCTACTCAGGTATTTATCTGAAGCTGAAGAGTCCACAGACCCCGTGGGAGGACAAGCTGAAGCTGGCACGGTTTGCCTGGATCTCCTCTCAGTGTCTGCTGCCCAACAAAGAACAG GTGTTGTTGGACTGGTGCACTCATGCCCTCACAGGTTGGCACAGTAAGAAGGTGGAGTTCTCGCAGGACGTGTTGGAAGGTCTGTGGTGCTATTTGGATGACGTGCTTCACAGCCGGAAGCTACATTCTTTCCTCAAGCAGGGAAAGGCCATCACTCTGAGGCTCAACATGGCACAG ctgttgCTTGACCAACTGCAGGAGTGTGCACATGGTCGCCCACCGGTGTGTGTATCCACCATAATGAGTGTGTTGCTCGGCATCCTCTCTTCTCCTGTGCTTTCATCTGTTTTCACCACAAAGTATGAGCTGGTGATCAATCTGCTGGCCAAGTTCTGCTTGTTGGCCAGCCATGAGATACAGAAGCCCCGACCCGTGACTCGTCAAAGGACTGAACCTGACACATGTCAAGATGAAATGATTATGGAGCATCTGCAGACTGAACCTGAGAATCTACCAGATGAGCTGGTGCTTGACGAAAACTTCTCCTCCAAGTCAAAGAAAAACCACCAGTCAGCAGATTTATTTGAAGCGTTGCTTCAGGTGCTGACCTGTTATTTATCAGTGCAGCGACAGCAAGCCAACCTGAACAGAGTCTTTACTCTAGTCACCAACCAGCTCGTTCAGCCATTAGTGCTGCTCAGGTACCTACTGACCTCCCAGGACTTCACAGCGTCTCACTCACATCTGCACCTCCGCCAGCAGCAGCGCAGAGACATCCGCCTCAAGATCGACTCCATCCTTCACATGGCTCTCTTCCCGTCTGAGCTTCTGGCTTCATACAAGGCAGAACTTTTTCCATCTAAAGAGAGATCTGGGAAACACGGTCCTGGGGGCTCAAAAGGGGCTTTGAAGCCGGTCAGTGTTTTACTTTGCAAACTGAATGCTCAGGATTACTGTGAGCAGTCTCTTCTTTACTCCTTAAAGTCCGACACACTGTCTCTGCTGTTCAAGTTCTTTCTGGAAAGCTACggaaaaggaagaggagaaagcgaggaggagcagagaatgcTATGTTTTTACTTCCTGGTCAGACTGCTCCCAGCTTTAGATGTTCACCTCGAGCAACAGGGCTCTGCTTCCTCTGTGCAGAAGTGTCCTCCAGCCTCAGCCTGTGGCCCAGAGAGCTGGAGCCTAGCTCTGCAGGCTGTAGAGTCCCTGTTAAGTCAGGTTCTGTCAGCAGATATTTATAATGTAGCTGCAGACAGGATACGACACGAAGAAGTCCAGCTCAGTTGTTACAGAGCCTTGGCCCAAATGCTCCTTAACGAAGCCCAGACAAG CATACCAGCCTGGTACCGGTGTTTAAAGGTCCTTTTGAGCCTCAATCATCTGATTCTTGAACCAGACCTGGTTGAGCTGTTGTCCAAAGCTTGGGTAAATGCTCAAGACCTGGAAGCACAAGTGCAACGGGCCAGACAG ATCATGGTCTGCAGCCTTATCCAGACCTACACTAAGCTCCGCCAGCTGTCTCGTCtcttctctgtcctcctgtctgtgaTCTGTCAGCCAGCTCAGGGTGATTGTCCACCTTTTCTGCTCTCTGAGAGCATTTCCACATCCCTCAGGACTTGTCTTCTGGACACACCACCCTCTCAGGTTCTAGAGATCTGCTCGTCAGTGTTGAAGAGCATCAGGACATGTATTCTACCTGTTTTGGTTAAAGAGCAAAGAGAGGCAGACGTTATGGAGACTGATGGAGCTCACAGGGACCAAGAGAGAGACGATGCATCCCTGAAACTCTTTTGTCTCAGCCAGCTGCTTCACGTTGTCTTATTTAGTCTGAAGACTTTAGATAactcctctcctcttcccttAGTGAGGCAGAGCAAAAGCTTTATGGAGGAGATGCAACAAACGATCAAAGAGTTATTCCATATGTTGATGGCAgacaaaacatctttaaaaccaAGTTTAAGCTCAGGTCAAAAAATTCCAAAGAAAGGCAAAAAGAATCTGGATGCCAGAAAGTCTGAGAAAGTTTccaagttaaaaacagaaacgatCTGGGAACAGAAGACGCAAGAGGCCGTCCTCCTGCTCAGATACACCTGGGTGGAAGTGGACACACTCTTCCATATCCACTGCAGCAAATACACATCTGTTGACTCGTTCCTGACCGGAGCTGAGGATGAGACTGAAGCTCCCTCCAGGTCTGTACTCCTGGTCCAGATTGAGAATCTTGTTTTGGGTTCAGTCTTCCCTTCACACCTCCGTCCATCTCCCTCCTTCAGTCCCACGAGCTGTTTGCTGCTCAAACACCTCACTTTACAGCAGatgaaaaaggttttgttgGATAGCGCTTTAGTCAATGAAAGCAGCACCGCAGCGCTGCTGAAGAGAGCAGTTCAGTTTATTGTAGCCAAGTCCGAGCTGGAGGTGAGATCGGGCGGAGAGCCGGTTTGGGATGGCCAGATCAGTAGTGTAAATGCCAGCACTTATCCTGTAGCACACTGGTATCTTGTCATATCAAACTTGTCTCTGATTGCTCCCCACCTGAGTGGAGAAGATGTTCACCACATAGCACACACGCTTGTCGGTTCATTGTTAAACGGACAGAGTGAAAGATCCAAGCATCATCCGCCCAGCAGTCTGACTTCCTCCGTCATATCTTCACAGCTCACCCTGAGCTCAGTTTTTTCAGAGTTTGCTTCGGTGTTCTCCACCACCGTTCAGTCCCTCTCACAAAGGATTATCGGTGTGCTCAAAGCAGGCTTCAAACCCAGAGGTTGTCCAAAGTTTCTGACCATTCATGAGAAAGAAACTGCAGCACTTTCTTCACAGAGCGACCTTAGTCGGCCTTTTTTCTCACCGGTGACAAAAGAGGCGATAATTGAGGATATTTTAACTTcttctaaaactgaaaaagtgcacgttctgctgacagacacacaaatcaGTGAGTTGGTAAACCTGCTTCAAATCTTAACAAACCTCCATCCAGATGGAATGAGCTCTGAGGATCTTTCCTCtgttttcctccttctcctttaCACATTTACCTCCACATCCAGACAGCGGGACCCGGGCATCGTCGAGCCTCCTGAAACTGAAGCTGAGCCTCTGTTTTTAGGGAAGCTGTTCGCGGCTCTGACCTTTCTCCTCGAAGGCACTAGCTTTACAAGTGTTTTGAAGCTCATACATGGTGGCACTCTACTGCAGACCATTCTGTCGTCTCTTCTCTGGCATAGCAAGCGCACAAAGCTTCAAGACGCATTCACAGATTGGCTCGATGTTGTCAAAGCAGCTCAGGGCTTCGTAAAATCTTTGGTCCAGTTGATTATAATCAGAAACAGCAGCGTCAAACTCAACCTAGACCAGTTTGCTTCCTTTTTAACCAGTAAGAAAATAGCAAGCGTGTTATCCAGTTCAGGAGCTTCTGTGTCGTCTGCTTATCTCCTGGTGGCCTCTCTGGCTTCATTCTCCCAGGCGATGTTTTCTAACTTGGGAAGAAGCAAACCCATGGATCAAACTTTAATCCAAATGCTGTCTAGAACAACTTCTTTGCTCGGACCAGCTGTTGAGTCGGTCCTAAAGTGTCAGGGTTCCTGTGACGCAGCCATCCAGCCAGCCAGCATCCTCAGTCAGGCCTTTGTTGTCAAAGTCGTTACGGTCATGCTGAACTGCGAGTTGGCCTTGTTGTCGGTGGAAACCAAGAGCAAACAGCTCCCCCATATAACCCTTTATCAGACAGTCCGTCAGCAGATTCTCAGAGAAATAAGCTCTGCTCCAAGGCCCATGGACTTTCTGCTTTCCTCGCTCCATTTCCTGTCTGCGTTTTACAAAACCCTGGAGGTGTCAAGAGCGGAAGAGGAGCAAggagaggagatggaggagctgTATGTTCAGATTCTGCAGACTGTGCACGGACTTCTGAAAG CGCCTTGGTTGTCACCCAATGATGTTGAGAAACTTGAGCCAGCGGTGCAGGAGCTGTTGCGCCACCTGGTGGAGAAAAGAACGACCGATCAGTTCAACATTCTTCTGCTGATGATCGCAGAAGGGCTGGACGTTAGCAAGCTGAGGGCAGGAAACTGGAAG GAAGTGCTGTCTGCTGTGATTACTGTGAAGCTGCTGTCCACTTGTCAGTTACCCGAGACCTGCTCCAAAGTGCTGTGGCTCATCGCGCCTCAGATCATTTCTGCTATGGTG TTCTTGGTTAGATCGTCCAGTCAGGATGACTCTCTCACCCTCCCTTTCACCGTTCCCATGGTGACGTCAGTGACATCGTTGTTGCGTCAGGGGGAGGGGCTCATCACCAACCCTCATCCTGTGATATTGATTCTCGGAGCGCTCCATTCGCTGCCTCTCACCCACCTGAGCCCACCTGTCTACCACTCTGTGTTCATGGCTGTTCACGAGGCGCTGTTTGCCATCATCCAGTGCCACCCTCAG gtgttACCAAAGGCAGCTCCATCCTTCTTAAATGTCTTCTATCGTTTGGTGGCATCTATCATCCAGGAGGGTCGGCAGAGAGGGGACACTGACACAG gcGTGGAGAATGACGTGTATTTGCAGTGCTCAAAACAGGTAGAGAGGATGTACTCTCACATTGCTGCTAATGCCGAGAGCTTCACTTCGCTGCCAGTCTTCATGGTGGCTCAGTACGTCACAGAGCTGCAGAAG